CTACGGCGCCGACGCGCTGCGCTGGTTCCTGTGCGGCTCGCCGATCCTGCGCGGCGCGGACCTGCAGATCGACCGCGAGGGCCACGTGATCCGCGAGATCGTGCGGCTCGTGCTGCGCCCGATCTGGAACGCCTACTACTTCTTCTGTCTCTACGCGAACGCGGACGGCGTGCGCGCGACGCTGCGCTGCGACGCCCGAGGCGTGCTCGACCGCTACATCCTGGCCAAGACCGGCGACGTGGTGCGCGGCGTCGAGAAGTCACTCGACGCGTACGACATCCCCGGCGCCTGCGCCGAGGTCGCGGCGTTCATCGACGCGCTCAACAACTGGTACATCCGCCGCAGCCGCGACCGCTTCTGGGCCGAGGACGGCAGCGCCGACAAGCGCGACGCCTACGACACGCTCTACACGGCGCTGGTGCTCTTGCTGCGCGCCGCGAGCCCGCTCTTGCCGCTGCTCAGCGAGGAGGTCTACCGCGGGCTGACTCGCGAGGAGAGCGTGCACCTCTCGGACTGGCCCGACTCCGCGGCCCTGCCCTCCGAGCCCGAGCTGGTGCGCGCCATGGACCGCGCGCGCGAGGTGTGCTCCGCCGCGCTCGCGCTGCGCCGCGCGCACGACGTGCGCGTGCGCCAGCCGCTGCGCGAGCTGACCGTCGCGGGCGCCGACGTCGACGGCCTGCGCCCGTTCACGGGGCTGGTCGCCGACGAGGTCAACGTGAAGACGGTCTCGCTCTCGGCCGAGATCGAGCGCTTCGCGAGCTTCAAGCTGGCAGTGAACGCGCGCAGCGTGGGCAAGCGGCTGGGCAAGAAGACACAAGAGGTGATCGCCGCGGCGAAGGCCGGCCGCTGGAAGCAGACCGCCCCCGACACGGTCGAGGTCGCCGGCGAGTCACTGCGCGGCGACGACTACCAGCTCCTGCTCGAGCCGCGGCCCGGCGTGATCTGCCAGCCGCTGGGCTCGAACGACGCGATCGTGATCCTCGACGTGACGCTCGACGAGGAGCTCGCCGCCGAGGGTGTGGCGCGCGACGTGGTGCGCGCCGTGCAACAGGCCCGGCGCGAGGCGGGTCTGCACGTCTCGGATCGGATCCGCGTGGCGCTCGAGCTGCCGGAAGACTGGCGCGCGGCGGCGGAGCGCTTCCGCGGCTACATCGCCGAGCAGACGCTGGCCAGCGAGCTCTTGCTGGGCGCCGCGCGCGCCGGCCAGACGACTCACTCGGTCGAGGTCAGCGGCGAAACGCTGCGCGTCGCGCTCGCGCGCGCCTAGGGCGTCGCGGTCTCGGGCCGCGCCAGCGGCTCGGTCTTCTCGGTCTTCTCGGCCTTGTCGGCTCTCTCGCCCTTCTCGCCCTTCTGGGCGTCGCTCTTGGCGAGGTGCTGGTCGATCAGCTGGACGATCGCCGTGGCCTTGCGCGTCTCGGCCAGGCTGCGCGCAGTCACTCCGCCGCGGCCGCGCGTGTCCGCCTTCGCGCCCTTCGACAGGAGAAACGCCACCACGTCGACCTGGCCGGCGGCGGCCGCGACCATGAGCGGGGTGTAGCCGCGCTCCTCGCGGTTCTCCTTGTCGGCGCCGTGGTCGATCAGGACCGCCACCGCGCTCACGTTGCCGGCGTTGGCCGCGAACGAGAGCGCGCACATGCCGTCGCGGTCGCGGGTGTTCGGGTCGACCTTGACCTGCATCAACATCGCGATGATCCGCGTCTTGTCGGAGCTGGCCGCGGCCATGAGCGGCGTGGCGCCGAGGTCGTTCTGCAGCTCCGGATGCGCGCCGCGGCGCAAGAGCTCGACCGCGATCTCCTCCCGACCCCCGAGCGCCGCGTGCAAGAGCGGCGTCCAGCCGCGGAAGTCACGCGCGTCGGGAGACAGGCCCTTGTCGAGCAGGCGCTTGAGCTTGGGCAGGTCGCCCTCCTTCGCCGCCTGCACGAGCTCGGCCTCCTCGCGCAGCTTCGCGCGCTCGGGCGTGAGCTTGGCGGGGTCCTCGGCGAGCAGCTGGAGCCAGCGCTTCGAGGCATCGTCGTCGATCAGCGCCACCACCTCGCGTTTGTCGCGCTCGTAGGCCTCCGTCATGGGCGTGCGGCCCTTCGCGTCGCGCGCGAGCGGATCGGCGCCCAGGCGCAGCAGGACGCGCACCACCTCGAGGTAGCCGCCGCGCGCCGCGAGGTGCAGCGCGGTCTGGCCCGCGGTGCTCACGGCGTTGACGTCCGCACCGTTCCGGCTGAGCGCAGTCACGATGTCACTCGAGCCGCGCGAGGCCGCGCGCATCATGGCCGTCTGGTGCTCGCGGTCGGCCTGGTTCGCGTCCGCGCCCGCCTCGAGCAGCACCGTCACCAGGTCGTAGTCACCGCTGCGGGCCGCGTGCAGCAACGCGGTCTCGCCGTTCGCCGCGGCGGCATTCGTCTCCGCGCCCTTGGCCAGGAGCTTCTTGGCGATCGCGGCCTGGCCGCTGCTCGCCGCCTGGATCAGCGCAGTGCGGCCCGCGGGGTCGCGCAGGTTCGGGTTGGCGCCGTGCGCGAGCAACAGGTCGACCATGTCCGCGGCGCCCTTGCCGACGGCGTACATGAGCGGCGTCTGGCCGTTGCGGCTGGCAGCGTCGACGTTCGCGCCCCGGTCGAGCAAGTCACTCGCGATCTGGAGCTGACCCGAGGCGACCGCGGTGCGCAGCGCCGTGGCCCCGCCGTCATCCTTGAGCTCGAGCTGCGCGCCCGAGCTCAGCAGGAGCCCGACGGTCATCTTCTGACCCGCTGCGGCGGCGATCATGAGCGCGGTGCGGCCGTCGCCGTCGCGCGCATCCACCGCCGAGCCGGACTTGATCTCCTCGAGCACCGTGGCCTCGTTGCCGCGCGCCGCCGCCTCCATGAGCGCCGTGCGCACGCCGTGCACGCCGCCCGTGCCGTCGTGCGGCGCGTTCTCGGCCTTCTCCAGCTCCTCCGCCAGGCGCTTGAAGCCCGCGGCTTCGGCGAGCTGGCGCGCGCTCTTGCCGCTCGTCGACTTCTTCAGCGGGTCGGCGCCGGCGGCGAGCAGCACCTTGGCGACCTCGAGGTTCCCGGTGGCGGCCGCGCCCATGAGCGGCGTGAGCTTCTCGGCTCCAGCCAGCGGGTCGACGCTGGCGCGGTGCGCGAGCAGGAGTCGCAAGATCTTGACGTAGCCACGGACCGAAGCGTGAGTGAGTGCGGTGGCGCCTTCCTTGTCCGCAATGTCGACCTTCGCGCCCGACTTCAAGAGCTCCTCGGCCGCCTCGTAGTGATTGCCGGCGCAAGCGAGGATCAGCGCGGTCTGGCCGTCGTCGTCCTGCACGTTGACGTCGGCGCCGTCGTCGATCAGCGTGCGCGCGTAGCGGTGCATGCCGAGCGCGGCGGCGTCGAGCAGCGTGGTGCGGCCGTTCTTGCCGCGCGTGTGTACGTCGGACTCGGTGAACATCGGGCCGGAGGTGTTGCCCGCGTACACGCGCGCCACATTCTCTTGTGACTGCTCGATCGCGACCACGATCGCCTCCGCGCCGTCCGCGTTCACGCGGTGCGGGTCGCCGCCGGCGTCGACCAGCTTGAGCGCGATCTCGGGATCGCCCTTGCGCGCAGCCGCGTGGAGCGCCGTGTCTCCGCCGACCGCGGCGCGGTTCGGGTCCGCGTGCGCCTTGAGCAGCGCGTCGACCAGCTCGCGGTCACCGGCGCGCACCGCGAAGATCAGCGGAGTGATTCCGTCGGGGCCGGCGACGTTCACGTCGGCCTTGCCCTGGATCAGCTCCTCCACGACTTTGGAGCGGCCGCGCTTCGCCGCGGCCAGGATCGCCGTCGCCCCGTCGCGCCGCCGGATCTCGGTGTCGGCCTTGCCGTAGAGCAGCGCGCGCACCACGTCCTCGTGGCCTTCGATCGAGCCGGCGATCAGCGCGGTCGTGCCGCTGCGGTCGGCCGCGTTGGGATTCGCGCCGTGCTGGAGCAGTGCGCGCACCACGCCCACGTTGCCGCGCGCGGCGGCGCGCATGAGCGGGGTCTGGCCGCTCTGGTCGGCCTCGTCGACCGGTGCGCCGGCCTCGAGCAGCGCTTCGGTGAGTCGCGCGTCCTCCTGCTGCGCCGTGAGCAGGAGCGGAGTGTCTCCCCGCGGCGTCCTCACCTTCGGGTTGGCGCCCTTCTGCAGGAGCAGGAGGATCACCTCGCGCCGGCCGTTCAGCGCTGCGTGCATGAGCGGCGTCCAGCCGTCGCGGTCGACCACGTCGGGGGAGACCCCGCGCGACAGGATGCGCCCCACGCTGGGCAGGTCGCCCTCGCGCGCGGCCTGGTCGATCAGGTCCACGTCCGTGTCCGAGGCCGTGTTCGTCGCGGGCGTCGCTGCCGCCGCGGCCATTCGTGGCGCGAGCGCGAGTGCGGCGGCGAGGACCAGGTGCGTGATGCGGCGCATGGCTTTCGTATCGGATCAGCGCGGGGGCGCTTCGGGATGGGATACCCGGAACGGCCGGGCACTTCGACCCGAGGGGGCACAGGCTACCAAACGGTTCAGAAAGCGTGGGAGCCCGCAGCTTCGGCGGCCGCGGTCCCGACCTGGCCCACGACTTCGGCGAGCGCGGCGCCCAGCGCGTCGGCCACGTCCTTGGGGTCGCCGCCGGAGATCGGCTTGCGCGCCTCGAACGTGCGGTCGATCAGCGTCTCGCCCTTGGCGTTGGTGAGCACCACGTCGAGCGCGACCGCGGCCTCGTGGGCGGGCGCGAGCAGCTCGTCGAAGGCCTCGAGGCTCGACTTCAGGCTGGCCGCGTTCACGGAGCTCGTGCGCACGAAGCCGCGCCGATCGAACAGCTCGTCCTCGAGCGCAGCCTGCGCGAAGCGCGCCGGTGACTCGGTCCAGCGCAGCAGGTCGTAGAAGCCGATCTCCACGCCGTTTCGCCACACCATGCGGTCGCGCAGATAGGCGGCAGCGCGCACGCGGCGCACGCGCAACAGGTCTCCGCCGTGCGTCGGGTCGGGCGGCGAGGCGCGCGGCACGACCGGCGTGAAGTAGCGCGGCTCGAGCGGCGGCTGCGCAGTCAGGCAGCCGGCGGCCAGGACCGCGGCGGCGAACGCGGCGGCGAGTCTCACGGGCGCGGACCCTTGGCGGGCGGCGGCGCGGCACGCCCGCGCACGAGCGCGGCGGGATCGCGCTCGAGGTAGTCGGTGAGCGCGCGCACCGAGTCGAGCGTCTCCTGCAGCGTCGTGAGACTCTCGCGCGTGTCTTCGGCGGTGGCGCTGACCTCGTTCGAGAAAGTCGTGACTGCGGCCGCGGCGTCGCGCACGGAAGCGGTGGTGGTCGACAGCTTGGCCGCCTTGAGCTCGGTCTCGACCGCGGCCGCGGTCTTCTCGAGCTGCGCGCCGGTGCGCTCGTACTGGGCGAGCAGGCGCACCACTGCGCCGTCGTCGGCGAGCAGCGGCTTCAGCACGTTGCGCACGTCTTCCACGGAGTCCGCCAGCCGCTGCAGCGTCTCACTCGCGCGCATGGTCAGCATGGGCAGCTGCGTGCCGACGTCGACCGCCGCCTCCTCGATGCTCTTCAGCGTCGACGGCGTCGAGGGCAGATAGTCGGGGCCGGGATCGAACGGCAGCTTCTCTTCGGGGAAGCGCCGCGCGTCGAAGAAGTCGATCGACAGGAACTTCACGCCGGTGAGTCCCGGCGAGACGAGCTGGATGCGCAGCACCCGGTCGCCGCTCGGCGACTGCTGCAGGCCGTTGCCCTGGCTCTCGGACAGACCGAGCCGGCGCAGCACGTCCTCGTACACCAGACTCACGACCCTCACGTGCCGCAGGTCGGACGCCACCGAGATCTCGGACACCGTGCCCACGGTGACGCCGCGGAACTTGATCGGCGAGCCGGCCTCGAGCCCCTGCACCGACTCGTCGAAGTAGGTCACGAGCCGCCGCGCCGCGCGGTTCCAGTCGGCCGCGCCCAGCCAGATCAAGAGACCCATCGTGAGCGCCATGCCGGCCAGCACGAAAGCCCCGAGCTTGTAGTAGTTCGTCTGGTTCATGACTCCGCCTCGGCGACCGCGGGCTTGCGGTTGAAGAAGGCCACCACGCGCGGATCGCGGCTGTGGTCACGCAGGTCCGCGGGCGCGCCCAGCGCGATCGGACCCTTGGCTTCCCGATCCAGCATGAGACAGCGCCCCGCGATCGCGAAGATGCTGGGAAGCTCGTGGGTCACCAGGACAAGCGTCGTGCCGAGCCCGCGGTTCAGCGTGAGCAGGAGCTCGTCGAGCTCGGCCGAGGTGATCGGGTCGAGCCCGGCGCTGGGCTCGTCGAGGTAGACCAGCGGCGGCTCGAGCGCGAGCGCGCGCGCGATGCCGGCGCGCTTCTTCATGCCGCCCGAGAGCTCGGCCGGCAGGTGGTTCTCGAAGCCGCCCAGGCCGACCAGCTCGAGCTTGCTGCGCACCACCGCTTCGACGGCCTCGGGCGGCAGGTCGGTCCAGGTGGTGAGCGGCAGCCCCACGTTCTCGCCCAGGGTCATCGAGCCGAACAGCGCGCCGGATTGGAACAAGACGCCCGCGATCGGCGCGCTCGAGCCGAGGGCTGGCGGCGCGCCGTCGACCAGGATCTCGCCGCGCATCGGCTCGGCCAGCCCGATCAGGTGGCGCAGCAGCGTCGACTTGCCGCTGCCGCTGCCGCCCAGGATCGCGAAGATCTCGCCGCGCCGGACCTGGAAGTCGATGTTCTCGAGCAGCACCTCGCCGTCGTAGCCGACCGCGACGCCCGACACCGAAATGTGTGGGTCAGATGTCCCAGGCATAGAACACCAGCGTCCAGGCCGCGTCGATGATCACCAGCGAGAACAGCATGGTCACGACCGCCGAGGTGGTCGCGCGGCCCACGCCCTCGGCGCCGCCGCGCGTGGCCAGACCCCACTTGCAGCCGATCAGCGCGATCGCGATCGCGAACGCCAGCGACTTGATCAGGCCCGTGGCGATGTTCCAGAAGGTGAGCCGCAGGCGCGTCTCGGTCATGTACGCGGTGAAGGTGAGGTCGAGGCCGAGCACGCCGACGGTCGCGCCGCCCAGGATCGCCACGGCGTCGCCGAGCAGCGCCAGGATCGGCACCATGGCCGAGAGCGCGATCACGCGCGGCAGCACGAGATAGGGGAACGGGTCGAGGCCGATGGTGCGCAGCGCGTCGACCTCTTCCGACACGCGCATCGTGCCGAGCTCGGCCGCGAACGCCGCGCCCGAGCGGCCAGCTGCGACGATCGCGACCATGAGCGGCCCGAACTCGCGAGTCACTCCGATGGCGATGCCGTCGGCCACGAAGATGTCGGCGCCGTAACGGTGCAGGGTGATCGCGCCCTGGAAGGCGCTGACCAGCCCGACCAGGAAGGTGATCAGGGCGACGATCGGCAGCGCGTCGGCGCCGGAGCGCTCCATCAGCGAGACCGTGGTGCGCCAGGGGATGCGCCGCGGGTTGCGGATCGCGCCGCCCGCGGCCACGACCGTGCGGCCCACGAAGTCGAGCACCTCGAACCCGAAGCGCGAGATCAACGCCGTGTTCCAGCCGATCTGCTCGACCACGCCCGGGTGCGCGCGCTTGTCGCGCGGAGTCACTCCGTGCGGGCGCGCCGCGACCAGCTCCAGGATCGAGTCGACCCGGCCCGAGGCGCCCGTGATCTCGGTCTCCAGCCCGCGTTCGCGCAGCTCGTCGCGCAGCTCCAGCAAGAGGGCCGCGCTCGCGGCATCGAGCGTGCGCAGCCGGCCCAGGTCGATGTGCACCCGCCGCGCGCTCTCGTCCACCAGCTCGCGCAGGCGCGCGATCGCGGCGAACGCACCACGCAGTGAGAGCTGGCCGCTCAGCTCGAGATCGGCACGGCCGGGCTCCCGATCGGTGCGCTCGACGTTCCAGTCGGGCGGCGCTGCGGAGAGATTCGCGCTCAGTGGATGCGTTCTCCGTGGCTCAGGCTGCCCAGTCGCTCGCGGAGCGTCAAGGCGTCGCGGTAGGATGGCGGTCCACCCACGCCACGAAGGAGCCCGCCGTGTCCGACCGAGTGAGGATCGAATATCGAGAAGGCGTCGCGGACGTGCGCATGACTCGCACCGACAAGATGAACGCGATCGACTCCGAAATGTTCACGGCGCTGGGCGAGGCCGGGCGCGCGCTCGCGGCCGACCGGAGCGTGCGCGCGGTGGTGCTCTCGGGCGAGGGCCGCGCGTTCTGCGCCGGCCTCGACATGGGGAGCTTCGCGGCGATGGCCGGCCCGCGCAGCGGCGGCGGCGGCGAAGCGGACCCGAAGCTCTTCGAGCGCTCGCAGAGTGGGGCGAATCGCGCACAGCTCGCGGCCTGGATCTGGCAGGAGCTGCCGATGCCCGTGATCGCAGCCATACACGGAGTTGCGTACGGCGGCGGCCTGCAGATCGCCCTGGGCGCCGACATCCGCCTCGTGACCGCCGACGCGCGGCTCTCGGTCATGGAGGTGAAGTGGGGGCTCATCCCCGACATGTCCGGCACGCAGACGCTGCGCCGGCTGGTGCGCGACGACGTCGCGAAGGAGCTCACCTTCACCGGCCGGGTCGTGTCGGGCAGCGAAGCGGTCGCGCTCGGCCTGGCGACGCGCGTCTCGGAGAAGCCGCTCGACGATGCGCTGGCGCTGGCGCGCGAGATCGCGGGCAGGAGCCCCGACGCGGTGCGGGCCGCCAAGAAGCTCTTGCAGGCGTCGTGGCAGGGCTCGGTCGCGGACGGGCTGTTGCTCGAAGAGCAGCTGCAGCGATCGCTGATCGGGAAGCCCAATCAGGTCGAGGCGGTGAAGGCCAACCTGGAGAAGCGGGCGCCGGTGTTCAAAGACTAGGGGCGTCGCTGCGCGGGTCAGTGAATGCCCGACTCTTCGGCCCGATGCTCGAGATAGGTCCGCAGCTTCGCCACGTCCGTTTCGGCGAGATACTGGCCGAACGAGGGCATGCCGGCGCCGCGCAGCGCTCCGTGCAGCACGATGTCGGGCAACGCCGCCTTCGTCTCCGGCGAGATCTTGCGCAGGTCCTTCATGCCGACCATCGCGACGGCCGCGCCGCCGTGACACGAGGCGCAGTACTTGTGGTAGATGCGCTCGCCGTCGTAGACCTCGCCCGGCGCGGTGATGCGGTCGAGGACGGTCTGCGGAGCGGGTGGCTCGGCCGAGCCGAGCGCGTAGGTGAGCAGCCGCCCCTTGCCGTCGCCGGCGGCGTCGCGCGCGACGTCGCCGGCCGCCAGGCCGAAGGCGCCGCCCCAGCCCGCGACCACGGAGACGTACTGCTTGCCGTCGAGCAGATAGGTGACCGGCGCGGCGATCACGCCCGTGCCGGTGTGTGACTCCCAGAGCTGCACGCCGTCGTCCGCGCGGTAGGCCACGAAGCGTGCGTCGGACGTGCCCTGGAACACCAGGTTCCCGCCGGTCGAGAGCAGGCCGCCGTTCCAGGGCAGCGCGTACGGATGGCGCCAGGCCTCTTTCTGATTGACCGGATCCCAGGCCACGAGCGCGCCCTTCATGGTGTCCTTCGAGAGCAGCGCGAACACGTTGAAGTCGGTCGCCGTGTTCCAGGCGCCGGGCTGCGGCTTGAAGTCGGGGTCGGCGCGGTACGCGCCCAGGATGTCGTGAGTCGGAATGTAGACGAGCCCCGTCTTCGGGCTGTACGACATGGGGTGCCAGTTGTGACCGCCGAAGGCCGTGGGCTTCACGAACGCCAGCCCGTCGCGGTAGTCCTGGCCAGGGTTCTCGACCGGCCGGCCCGTCGACTTGTCGACGTGACTCGCCCAGGTCACCTCCACGTACTTCTCGGCCGAGATCAGCTCGCCGGTCTTGCGGTCGAGCACGTAGAAGAAGCCGTTCTTCGGCGCCTGCATCAGCACCTGGCGCACGCGTCCGCCGAGCTTCAGGTCGGCCAGGATGATGTGCTGGGTCGCGGTGAAGTCCCAGTTGTCGCCGGGCGTGGTCTGGTAGTGCCAGACCAGCTCGCCGTTCGACGGGTTCAGCGCCAGGATCGACGAGAGATACAAGTTGTCGCCACCACCCGGGCTGCGCCGCTCGCGCACCCACGGCGAGCCGTTGCCCGTGCCCACGTACAACAGGTTCAGCTCGGGGTCGTAGGCCATGGAGTCCCACACGGTCCCGCCGCCGCCGAGCTTCCACCACTCCCCCTTCCAGGTCTCGGCCGCTTGCTCGAGCGCCTTGGACTCGAACGGCTGCGAGGGGTCACCCGGCACGGTGTAAGTCCGCCAGAGCATCTTCCCGGACTCGGCGTCGTAGGCCGACACGTAGCCGCGTACCCCTAGCTCGGCGCCGCCGTTGCCGATGATCACCTTGCCGTCGATCACGCGCGGCGCGCCGGTGATCGTGTAGGGGAGTGACTGGTCGACGGTCAGCACCTGCCAGACCGGCGTGCCGGTCTTCTCGTCCAGCGCCGCGAGCCGCCCGTCGAGCACGCCCACGTAGACCTTGCCCTTGTAGAGCGCGACGCCGCGGTTCACCACGTCGCAGCAGGCCTTCTGCGCGACGATCTTCTCGACCGCCGGGTCCCAGCGCCACAGCTGCTTGCCGCTGCGCGCGTCCAGCGCGAACACCACGCTCCACGAGCCGGTGAAGAAGATCACGCCGTCGTGGACGATCGGCGTGGCTTCGTGGCCCCGAGTGAGTCCCGTCTCGAAGCTCCACACTTCGTGCATGCGCCCGACCGTGCTGGTGTTGATCTGGTCGAGCGGGCTGTAGCGCTGCTCCGCGTAGGTGCGGCCGGTCGTGAGCCACTCGCCCACGTCGGCGTCGGCGCCGCGCAGTCGCGCGTCGTCGACCGCCTCGCCTTCCACCGCGCCGCCGGCGGGCGTCGCGGCCGCGGGCGCCTCGCCCGGCGCAGCCTGCTCGCGCTCGCGTCCGCCGCACGCCGCGGCCAGCAGCGCCGCGGCGATTCCCACCAGCGCTTGCCTGCGCATGGTTCCCCCCTGTGTGTCGAATGAGCGCCGCGCTACGCGAGAAGTCGGGTCAGGACCTCGCGCAGCCGCGCAGGATCGGCCTTGCCCCCCGTGGCCTTCATGACCTGGCCCACGAAGAAGTTCAGAAGCTTGCTGTCTCCCGCCCGGTATTTCGCGACCTGCGGCGCGTTGGCCGCGATCACCGCCCGCGCGTGCTCTTCGAGCGCGCCGGCGTCCGAGACCGCCTCGAGCCCGCGCGCGCGCACGATCGCCTCGGCGCGCTGGCCGCTCTGCGCCATCTCGGCGAACACCTCGCGCGCCGAAGCGGCGGTGATCCGCCCCGCGTCGACCAGCTTCAAGAGCTCCACCAGATGCGCCGGAGTGAGTGGCAGCTCGCGCAGCGGCTTGCCCGCCTCGGTCGCCGCCGCGAGCACGTCGCGCATGACCCAGTTGGAGACCGCCTTCGGCTGACCGTGCGCCTGGACGACGGCCTCGAAGAAGTCGGCCACGTCGCGGTCCTCGGTGAGCACCGCCGCGTCGTAGGCCGGGAGCCCGAAGGCTTCGCGGTAGCGCGCGCGCCGCGCCTGCGGCAGCTCGGGCAGCTTCTTGCGCTGTGCCTCGAGCCAGGCGGGCTCGAGACGCAGCGGCGGCAGGTCGGGGTCCGGGAAGTAGCGGTAGTCGTCCGCATGCTCCTTGCCGCGCATCGGGCTCGACTTTCCCGCGCGGTCGTCCCAGTGCAAAGTCTCCTGACTCACCTTGCCGCCCGCCTCGATCAGCTCGACCTGGCGCTCGATCTCGTGCGCGATCGCGCGCTCGACGAAGCGGAACGAGTTCAGGTTCTTGAGCTCCGTGCGCGTGCCGAGCTTGGGGTCGCCCACGCGCCGCACCGAGACGTTGGCGTCGCAGCGGAACTGGCCCTTCTCCATGTCGGCGTCGGACACGTCGAGATAGCGCAGCACCTGGCGCAGGCTGCGCAGGTAGGCGCCGGCTTCGGCCGGCGAGTGGATCTGCGGCTCGGACACGATCTCGATCAAGGGCGCGCCCGCGCGGTTCAGGTCGACGTGAGTCACCCCGCCGCCGGTCACCGCGTCGTCGTGCACGTTCTTGGCCGCGTCCTCTTCCATGTGGATGCGCGTGAGCCCGATCGCGCGCGGCTCGCCGTCGTCTTCCAGCGGCACCGCCCCGCGCTTGGCGAACGGCTCGTCGTACTGCGAGATCTGATAGCCCTTGGGCAGGTCGGGATAGAAGTAGTGCTTGCGCGCGAAGGTCGAGAGCGGCTGCAGCTCGCAGCCCAGGCCCAGCGCGGCGCGCACCGCCAGCTCGACGGCATTCTCGTTCAGCACCGGCAGCACGCCGGGCAGGCCGAGGTCGACCTCGGTGGTCTGTGAGTTGGGCGGCGCGCCGAACGCGTTGGGCGCCGAGCTGAAGAGCTTCGACTGAGTCTTGAGCTGGGCGTGGACCTCCAGCCCGATCACCGCTTCCCAGCCCTTCGGAGTCTTGAATGCAGCGCCTTCGGCCATCGCGCGAAGTTATCCCGCAGCCTCGGGATTTACGAGGAGCTCGGTGTAGTCGCGAATCACGTGCGCCAGGCGGAACTCTTCCGGCAGACGCGCGCGCGGCGGCGGCTCGGGGCCGAGCGCGCGGGCCAGCGCGCGCGCGAGCCCGCGCACGTCGCCGTCGGCCACGAGCTGCGCGCCCGGAATGGCCGAGACGATCTCGCGCGTGCCGCCGGGACAATCGAAGGCCACCAGCCGCGCGCCGCACGCCGCCGCCTCGAGCACGGCCACCGGCAGCCCCTCGCGGCGCGAGCTCTGCGCGAACACGTGCGCGAAGCGCATCCACGGGTAGGGCTCGGCCTGGTAGCCCGCGAAGTGCACGCGGTCGGAGAGACCGAGCCCCGCGCTCTGCGCCTCGAGCGCCGCGCGGTCCGGTCCGTCTCCCACCAGCCAGAGCTGCGCGCGGATCCCGCCGGTCACCAGCAGCGCAAACGCCTCGATCAGCCGGTCGTAGCCCTTCACGGCACTGAGTCGCCCCACGCCGACCACGTGCGGGCCGTCGCCGCTGAACGGCGAGCTGCCGTGCGCGAGCGCCGACTCGATGCGTGACTCGTCGATCGGATTGCGGATCATGCGGATGCGCGCCGGGTCGAGCCCGAAGCTCGAGACCAGGTCGTCGGCGATCGCGTGCGAGCAGGCCACGATGCGCTGCGCGCGCGGGTACAGCAGCCGGTAGGCCGCGCGCCACAGCGCCGGGCGGCCCTGCTCGGAGACCTCCACCGACAGCGTGGTGTGCTCGATCGGCACCACCGCCGTGCCGCGCGGCAGGAGCGGCCGCGCGGCCAGGATCAAGAGGTTGAGATAGCCCAGGTTGGGCACGATCACGTCGGGCCGCAGGCGCCGCGTGAGCCGCGCCAGCGGCAGGAGCGCGCGCCGCACGCGGCCCGCGCCCAGGTCGTGCACCGTCACGTCGGCCGGGATCTGCGACAGGAACTCGCCCGCGTGCTCGACCAGCCCCAGGTGCAGCT
The DNA window shown above is from Myxococcota bacterium and carries:
- a CDS encoding ankyrin repeat domain-containing protein — protein: MRRITHLVLAAALALAPRMAAAAATPATNTASDTDVDLIDQAAREGDLPSVGRILSRGVSPDVVDRDGWTPLMHAALNGRREVILLLLQKGANPKVRTPRGDTPLLLTAQQEDARLTEALLEAGAPVDEADQSGQTPLMRAAARGNVGVVRALLQHGANPNAADRSGTTALIAGSIEGHEDVVRALLYGKADTEIRRRDGATAILAAAKRGRSKVVEELIQGKADVNVAGPDGITPLIFAVRAGDRELVDALLKAHADPNRAAVGGDTALHAAARKGDPEIALKLVDAGGDPHRVNADGAEAIVVAIEQSQENVARVYAGNTSGPMFTESDVHTRGKNGRTTLLDAAALGMHRYARTLIDDGADVNVQDDDGQTALILACAGNHYEAAEELLKSGAKVDIADKEGATALTHASVRGYVKILRLLLAHRASVDPLAGAEKLTPLMGAAATGNLEVAKVLLAAGADPLKKSTSGKSARQLAEAAGFKRLAEELEKAENAPHDGTGGVHGVRTALMEAAARGNEATVLEEIKSGSAVDARDGDGRTALMIAAAAGQKMTVGLLLSSGAQLELKDDGGATALRTAVASGQLQIASDLLDRGANVDAASRNGQTPLMYAVGKGAADMVDLLLAHGANPNLRDPAGRTALIQAASSGQAAIAKKLLAKGAETNAAAANGETALLHAARSGDYDLVTVLLEAGADANQADREHQTAMMRAASRGSSDIVTALSRNGADVNAVSTAGQTALHLAARGGYLEVVRVLLRLGADPLARDAKGRTPMTEAYERDKREVVALIDDDASKRWLQLLAEDPAKLTPERAKLREEAELVQAAKEGDLPKLKRLLDKGLSPDARDFRGWTPLLHAALGGREEIAVELLRRGAHPELQNDLGATPLMAAASSDKTRIIAMLMQVKVDPNTRDRDGMCALSFAANAGNVSAVAVLIDHGADKENREERGYTPLMVAAAAGQVDVVAFLLSKGAKADTRGRGGVTARSLAETRKATAIVQLIDQHLAKSDAQKGEKGERADKAEKTEKTEPLARPETATP
- a CDS encoding ABC-type transport auxiliary lipoprotein family protein, whose amino-acid sequence is MRLAAAFAAAVLAAGCLTAQPPLEPRYFTPVVPRASPPDPTHGGDLLRVRRVRAAAYLRDRMVWRNGVEIGFYDLLRWTESPARFAQAALEDELFDRRGFVRTSSVNAASLKSSLEAFDELLAPAHEAAVALDVVLTNAKGETLIDRTFEARKPISGGDPKDVADALGAALAEVVGQVGTAAAEAAGSHAF
- a CDS encoding MlaD family protein codes for the protein MNQTNYYKLGAFVLAGMALTMGLLIWLGAADWNRAARRLVTYFDESVQGLEAGSPIKFRGVTVGTVSEISVASDLRHVRVVSLVYEDVLRRLGLSESQGNGLQQSPSGDRVLRIQLVSPGLTGVKFLSIDFFDARRFPEEKLPFDPGPDYLPSTPSTLKSIEEAAVDVGTQLPMLTMRASETLQRLADSVEDVRNVLKPLLADDGAVVRLLAQYERTGAQLEKTAAAVETELKAAKLSTTTASVRDAAAAVTTFSNEVSATAEDTRESLTTLQETLDSVRALTDYLERDPAALVRGRAAPPPAKGPRP
- a CDS encoding ATP-binding cassette domain-containing protein, with product MPGTSDPHISVSGVAVGYDGEVLLENIDFQVRRGEIFAILGGSGSGKSTLLRHLIGLAEPMRGEILVDGAPPALGSSAPIAGVLFQSGALFGSMTLGENVGLPLTTWTDLPPEAVEAVVRSKLELVGLGGFENHLPAELSGGMKKRAGIARALALEPPLVYLDEPSAGLDPITSAELDELLLTLNRGLGTTLVLVTHELPSIFAIAGRCLMLDREAKGPIALGAPADLRDHSRDPRVVAFFNRKPAVAEAES
- a CDS encoding ABC transporter permease; translated protein: MRSSLGRTRRAPSWRGWTAILPRRLDAPRATGQPEPRRTHPLSANLSAAPPDWNVERTDREPGRADLELSGQLSLRGAFAAIARLRELVDESARRVHIDLGRLRTLDAASAALLLELRDELRERGLETEITGASGRVDSILELVAARPHGVTPRDKRAHPGVVEQIGWNTALISRFGFEVLDFVGRTVVAAGGAIRNPRRIPWRTTVSLMERSGADALPIVALITFLVGLVSAFQGAITLHRYGADIFVADGIAIGVTREFGPLMVAIVAAGRSGAAFAAELGTMRVSEEVDALRTIGLDPFPYLVLPRVIALSAMVPILALLGDAVAILGGATVGVLGLDLTFTAYMTETRLRLTFWNIATGLIKSLAFAIAIALIGCKWGLATRGGAEGVGRATTSAVVTMLFSLVIIDAAWTLVFYAWDI